A stretch of Rhodothermales bacterium DNA encodes these proteins:
- a CDS encoding DUF402 domain-containing protein: MNRLKVISKKYNGSFRSTSEGLHLDAGADHICVLARPDETFFYHSHGKSYTNRNGMLQYYFTDRWYNVMHMCDSTGSDWAMYINLCAPAVLDGDTLTWVDLDLDYLVTLDGEVKLLDEEEFAQNSKRWRYPKAMVDTVRDVTDNLAGLIDDAAFPFNHIEQREAYRKWMASDRTVHS, from the coding sequence ATGAACCGTCTCAAAGTCATCTCAAAAAAATACAACGGCAGCTTCCGGAGCACTTCCGAAGGCTTACACCTCGACGCCGGTGCCGACCACATTTGTGTGCTCGCGCGGCCCGACGAGACGTTTTTCTACCACAGCCACGGTAAGTCGTACACCAACCGAAACGGGATGCTTCAGTACTACTTCACCGACCGGTGGTACAACGTGATGCACATGTGCGACAGCACGGGGTCCGACTGGGCCATGTACATCAACCTCTGCGCGCCGGCCGTGCTGGATGGCGACACCTTGACGTGGGTTGACCTGGACCTCGACTATCTGGTCACGCTGGACGGCGAGGTGAAGTTGCTCGACGAGGAGGAGTTCGCTCAAAACAGTAAACGATGGCGATACCCGAAAGCGATGGTCGACACGGTTCGCGACGTCACGGATAATCTGGCCGGTCTGATCGACGACGCGGCGTTTCCGTTTAACCATATCGAGCAGCGGGAGGCGTACCGTAAATGGATGGCTTCCGATCGAACGGTCCATTCCTAA
- a CDS encoding phosphotransferase translates to MPSAHFDFDAPQPLIDFLTHAGWLNAGETVRRIVKAGEGNMNFVARVQTDRRSLVVKQSRPWVEKYPSIPAPEERILSEVTFYQAIQDQPRLAALMPRLLGVDAAHHAALFEDLGEAPDYTRLYNGERAPCGELRPLLRWLSTLHNAAFPETLRPTLANRAMRSLNHLHLFDFPLRPDNGLDLDAITPGLQVVADRLKQNEVYDAAVHALGERYLADGDRLLHGDFYPGSWVHTPAGPRIIDPEFAFFGPAEYDVGICLAHLAMAGYSEAERTVILMGYTPRPGFDRTLVARFAGMEIMRRLIGVAQLPLSRTIDQKQELLTWSEQLVLAPADARLY, encoded by the coding sequence ATGCCCTCCGCCCATTTCGATTTCGACGCCCCGCAGCCGCTCATCGACTTCCTGACCCACGCCGGCTGGCTCAACGCGGGCGAGACGGTGCGCCGCATCGTTAAGGCCGGCGAGGGCAACATGAACTTCGTGGCGCGGGTACAGACGGACCGCCGCTCGCTGGTCGTCAAACAATCCCGACCCTGGGTAGAAAAATACCCTTCGATACCCGCGCCCGAAGAGCGCATCCTTTCCGAAGTAACCTTTTATCAGGCCATCCAGGACCAACCCCGACTCGCCGCGCTCATGCCCCGGCTTCTGGGGGTCGACGCCGCCCATCACGCGGCGCTGTTTGAAGACCTGGGTGAGGCGCCCGATTACACCCGCCTCTACAACGGCGAACGCGCACCCTGCGGCGAACTCCGTCCCCTCCTCCGCTGGCTATCGACGCTGCACAACGCGGCGTTCCCCGAGACGCTCCGGCCCACCCTCGCCAACCGCGCCATGCGGTCGCTCAACCACCTCCACCTGTTCGACTTCCCCCTCCGCCCGGACAACGGCCTCGACCTCGACGCCATCACGCCGGGCCTTCAGGTCGTGGCCGACCGTCTCAAGCAAAACGAGGTCTATGACGCGGCCGTACACGCGCTGGGCGAACGCTACCTGGCTGACGGCGACCGGCTGCTGCACGGCGACTTCTACCCCGGCAGCTGGGTGCACACGCCGGCGGGTCCCCGGATCATCGATCCCGAGTTTGCTTTTTTTGGGCCGGCGGAATACGATGTGGGGATCTGCCTGGCCCACCTGGCCATGGCCGGCTACTCGGAGGCCGAGCGCACGGTGATCCTGATGGGGTACACACCGCGTCCCGGATTCGACCGCACCCTGGTGGCCCGGTTCGCCGGCATGGAGATCATGCGCCGGCTCATCGGCGTAGCGCAGCTGCCGCTTTCGCGCACGATTGACCAGAAGCAGGAACTACTCACCTGGTCGGAGCAGCTTGTACTGGCGCCGGCCGACGCCCGCCTGTATTAG
- a CDS encoding ADP-ribosylglycohydrolase family protein translates to MQLVNVRRCIIAFVLAVLSTPLIAAAQADLTSRIEGLLIGGIIGDAAGGPDEFQDPEQSVWTSTDAVLTSEGIAELRARFRLKPYTRRPYPESYAQWRADSPPGTITDDSRFKILFFNSLAETGRPDRLAFARALLAWRADTLGVYGTLPREWLDEFAYAARWELGERDPRIARPPGRQWGGLPTMAGQMPFLPVAAFYPGDPEAAYKTTWEIDFIDNGIGFDLNAGLVAGLAAALAPGATWESVEAAMRDTDPYRVREVPWVERRLDRWLDIAHAAARESEGRAARLFAILERELDAEQWWEAWVPMTVVFACADLTDRDPLATLQLIMEFGHDTDSYMQVAGALFGALHGKEVFPEDIRATISERLLADYGVSVEGWMELIDEHR, encoded by the coding sequence ATGCAACTTGTGAACGTCCGTCGCTGCATCATTGCTTTCGTCCTCGCTGTTCTGAGTACCCCGCTTATCGCAGCCGCCCAGGCTGATCTCACTTCTCGCATCGAGGGCCTCCTGATCGGCGGCATCATCGGCGACGCCGCCGGCGGGCCGGACGAGTTTCAGGACCCCGAGCAGAGCGTCTGGACCTCGACCGACGCCGTCCTCACCTCCGAGGGTATCGCCGAGCTCCGTGCCCGCTTCCGCCTCAAGCCCTACACCCGCCGGCCGTACCCGGAGTCCTACGCCCAGTGGCGGGCCGATTCGCCTCCCGGTACCATCACCGACGACTCCCGCTTCAAAATCCTCTTCTTCAACAGCCTCGCCGAAACCGGCCGGCCGGATCGCCTCGCCTTCGCCCGGGCCCTCCTCGCCTGGCGGGCCGACACGCTGGGGGTGTACGGCACGCTCCCCCGCGAGTGGCTGGATGAGTTCGCTTACGCGGCGCGGTGGGAGTTGGGTGAGCGGGACCCGCGCATCGCCCGCCCGCCCGGCCGGCAATGGGGCGGGCTGCCAACGATGGCCGGCCAGATGCCGTTCCTGCCCGTCGCCGCGTTCTATCCCGGCGACCCCGAGGCGGCGTATAAAACGACCTGGGAAATCGACTTCATCGACAATGGGATCGGGTTCGATCTCAACGCCGGCCTCGTCGCAGGCCTTGCCGCCGCGCTGGCGCCGGGAGCCACCTGGGAAAGCGTCGAGGCTGCCATGCGGGACACGGATCCGTACCGGGTGCGCGAAGTGCCGTGGGTGGAGCGCCGGCTGGACCGCTGGCTCGACATCGCCCACGCGGCGGCGCGCGAATCCGAAGGTCGCGCCGCGCGGTTGTTCGCGATCCTCGAACGCGAGCTCGACGCCGAGCAGTGGTGGGAAGCCTGGGTGCCGATGACGGTCGTCTTCGCCTGCGCCGACCTCACCGACCGTGACCCACTCGCGACCCTGCAACTCATCATGGAGTTCGGGCACGACACCGACTCGTACATGCAGGTCGCCGGCGCGCTGTTCGGTGCGTTGCACGGCAAAGAGGTGTTTCCGGAGGATATCCGCGCCACCATCTCGGAACGACTGCTGGCCGACTACGGGGTGTCGGTAGAGGGGTGGATGGAGTTGATCGACGAACACCGCTAG